TTCTCTATATTGATTGAGCATAATTAATGATAACAGGGATATATGGGAATAATATCTACCTTAATAATTAAAGATGATATATacagagaattaaaaatatttattttgatataataaagaaataatattgttataattaattataatcaaaatcaattttcatttgGATAAGCCTGCTGAAAAGtggtttgaaaaaaataattttgtttggatgcaacaaaaaattagtttttatacagtaaaaaagtataaaaagagctgaaagaaaacataagttgttaaaaaataatcataagctataactttttagatttttttaaaaataatttatttttcaaaaaagaagTTTTCTACAAATTTCAACTGATGTCCCAAACATCCAACTTATTTTACAAACAACTTTTTTCCCCATAAAATATGCTGAAATTTGGGATTATAATCTTTTCCAAACATAGTCTCTAAGTtttcaaaattagaaattttagtcaAATTGTACAATTGAATACGTTGATGGTTAAGTCTTTAACTTTGATCGTTTAGTGGGTGACATGACAATGATGACATTgtagtttttgtttaatttatatattgatgagtagataatttaatttaacaaatatttaataaaaaattaatccaaaATCTTTATTTCTTAAATCCTTTCAAATTATTCTTAGATCTTCATTTCTCTCGACCAGCAGGTTCTCTCACAAATTTCCTCTCTAGGATGTTGTAGTGCGATGTGACacggaaaaagagtgagacacgGTGCAATGTGGCAAGAGAAAAGGAGAAGCCACTCAAATACAACAagtgataattatttttcacattttattttgtgagcaattatcttaattttttttagaatttttgttcataattattatttttaataataaattgtatagAATGGTTTTAGAacctttttaaaaagataatttttgtgTAAATTTTGATGTTATAAGAATAACTTTTTTATCACCAAAGAATGAAGAGTTACAAAGCCATTATCATATAAGCTTTTGCCACAAGAAAATAGAATGTTTGATGGGTTAGAACTAATAGAGATTCACCATAGCGAGGTTGCATTTCACCATAGCGAATCCACAAAGAGGAAGACCTTGGAATTACGAGAAAGCCGCTACaatgatttattcattttataacaccccatttttcgtaaaataaattaaaaatgatttttattaaaaaataaatagagttttagaaaaatgatgaagtttttataattaaataaataaggaaaataattttattaattaaaataaggtttgaaggaaaataaaaaagatattttatttattcattttatagaaaataaaattgagttcctatttataaaataataaaaataaagaaaaaatagaataaataataggttgtgagTACCTTACCTATAAAATAATAGGTTGTGAttagtgattaaaaaataaattttaaatgataaagtggtgaagtgatgTGAATTGTATTGAGTTGAactatgttataaatacttctataatttattttgattatgtctttatttatctgtattttatttagaaatgtgataactcactccttgtatgttatttgtgtttggattctCTGATGATCTCAAACCTTGTGTTCATGGGAGTAGATaactaggtggatgactttaaagagTCTCGTGCTAAAGGACATTGAAACACAATGTTTTGATATGATGTGATATTGGGACATgagtttttatttcaattacatgatgttattttactttattttattctattatttaacaagatttcttttgtaaactttgacggGCTTGTTCTGAgccgaatatgtttttaataagttttatttgataatagtcGAGTAAATGTGACCTTTTACTCACATGAATTTGTGTAcgtgatttttataaaattggtttaattaaattatgcatttttatatgttttttcttatttatatgtatgacGGGATAAAGGGTGTCACACATTTGTCCTAGTGAATAAAGGTCTAGAGGTAGGAAAATTAAGTGCAAAGTCCTTAGTTCATATGTGTAGTCTCGCTACAGTGAATTATGTTTTCATTGCAACAAAAATCCTTTGAGgcacaaaaattaaatgtaatatGAGTTCTATTTAAAAAGCTTGTAGTATCACGTGTGAGACTTATGGTTCATTTGAAAAAATTGTCAATAGAATCTTaaactctttctctcttttctcttgttTCTCGTTCTCTTTCTATCTCTATCTTTTCCTCTATTATTGCTCTTTTGAGGTTCTATTTGGATCCTTCATGATCCAAAAGAACTACATTTCATAATTGCTGAGTGATTGAAGTATAATtcatgtatttaatattttttttttatcaattctcATAGTTAATGCGATCATATTTCAATCTATACTTAAATGCATGTTAGGAGTGATCATCCTAGCTTTTTGGGATTTGATTATGTGGAAACAAGTTCAAATCatatatttgaattgaaattgtgCAAGGCTTTGATACCATTGTTGTGTTTACCATTGATTTTGTTTGATTCCTATGTCATTAGGATGTCACATAAAGCATGAAAATGATCAAgacacttgtttctttttattttagcctcttagccaaaaagctaaccaaaaacagttttaaaatttaaaccctTGAACCAATTTTTTgagccaaaaataaaaaatatattcttttgaaaCCTTTCAATAAAAGCCCAATGAAAAAAACCATTGGTTCCCTCATCCTAGAGATAGGAGAGCAATCTttcaagataaaattttaacataagtTTGAGGTGGTTTCACTACATGGAAGGGTTGTCATGAAATAAAAAGTGACAAGGGTAGAAAAATGGAGAGACCaagtttctataaaaaaaaaagaagaaaagtaaaataaaagagaaaaggtcTCCAAgaagacaaaacaaaaaacaaaagttagAAATAAAAGGTCAAAAAGAGAAACTTGGTTGGGAAAATAATAAGAAAGGATATGTAAAGACAAATATCACAAGAAGAGgggttgaattgtgtttttacTAAAGTTCAAACCTTTTTCGAATACAACAAAGATATCGTTTGATGAAGTAAAACTTAAGAAATCATGTATCAAATTTTCGCAGGACAAATCAGATGTTAGTTTCAGATCTCTCAGTCGATTTGGAGTAGGCATATAACAAAGTGAGATGGGATTTCCTTGAAGAGGTAcaacaaaattttaactttCCTTCTATTGCTATATCTCTCATTATGTGGTGTGCTAAATCCTTTTTTGTTACTGTTATTTGGAAAAATTTCTCTCCTAAAAGAGGTCTTCGCCAACGAGCCCTTTATCTCTCTATTCATTTGTTATGTGTATGGAGAAACTTTCAATCTTTATATAACAGTTACTGTAGGATAGAATTTGGCAACCACTTTCTGTTTTCCAAAGGAGCCCAGGTAATTCCCATATACTTTTGCATATAGTGTTTTACTTTTTGGAAAGGCCACTGAATCTCAAGCTTACCTCATTGCAGATACTTTAGATATTTTTTGTAAAGAGTTTggctttaaaataaatatcaataaatcaaaatttatgaGCTCTAGTGGCATTTCAAGAGGGATGAagcaaaaatttcaaacaatttgCAATATGAGATATGTTCAAGACCTTGTGAAATATTTTGGTTTCCCCCTTCTAATGAGTAGTGTTAGgattcattctctttcattatGGAGAAGATTCATAGTCCCCTAGCTTCCTAGAAGGGTAGACTACTTAATAAGGTAGGGGAACTTCCTATGGTCTTTTGTGGGTGATAGAAAGGGTTGGAATTTAGTAAATTTGGAGACAATTTCTTCACCTAGATATGAGGCAAGCCTAGGCATAAGAAGTTTCTTGCATGACATACATCTCCTTGTTGGGTAAGTTGGCATGGAACTTGGTGACTAAAAAAGATGTGTTATAGGTTAATGTCTTGACCAAAAAATACCTCTCGGATAAGTCCATCTCCAATACTAATTGTGACCATAGTGTTTCATATACTTGGCGTAGTATTATTAAGGCCAAAAAATAGCTATATGGTGGATCAAGGTTTCGAATTGGAATTGGGGACACCTCACTTTTCTAGTGATATTTTGGGTTATGTGATACCCTTTGTGGGCATTCATGACGTCCATATCTGCTTAAAAGACATCATCCAAGATGGTAGATGGTAGTTGGATCACCTCTATATTGCTATTCCTCAAAATTACATACAACAACTGCAGGCATTGGAGTGCAGATTTACCCCTTCCCTAAATGACACATGAATTTGGTCTCCCATGTCTAATGAAATGTATATAGCTTCCTCAACATATCATTTGTTTGTATCCGACCAGGATAGACGACTAAATGTTGTCTCATGTTTTGGCTTTCACTTCATAATTCGTTGGTAACAAACTCTACCGGGTTCCATCATAATCTCACTACTTCAGCATCTTGCCCCTCATGTTTCCATGCTAGTTAAGATATTTTTCACTACATAAGAGATTATCCACACCCAAAAGAAGTCTGGTTCAGATTGGGTTTTCATGCTCACCTCGAATTCTGGTCTTCCAATCTTGCCTTTCGATTGAAGCATCACCTTTTATCCAAGGCAAATTTCCTTTTTGCAACTACTTAGTGGTTATGGTGTTGGAggaataacaaaattttcaagGAAGACCATTGGGATATTCAAACAGTTATCAAGAAAATTTATATGCTTCATGATGGAATGGTTTCATATCTTAGAGATGGAGTGCAAGTAAATACCCTCTTCTATATCCTGAGCCGGCTTCCCTAAGGTGTCCTTAAATAAAGGTCATCATTCCACGTGGATCTTGGGTTACCTCTTCATTCAATTGTCAAGGAGATACCCTAAAGGCACAAGTTATTTATCATGGTTTAAGCCTTGGTTAGGAccaaaatattagaattatttACTTGGGATCAAATAATCTAAATTAGTTGAGATTATTAACTTCAAAGTTTGCCAAATTTACCCTCCGTTTCATCATCAAACCATATGTTGTTGGTCCTATACTACTTGAAAAAGGATTGGGTAGTCAACATTCAAATTTTATTGCTTATTATCTAACTAATCTTGGGACTTGTTAGTATATTCCTTTTTGTATTTGGGATAATCCATCCCCACATCTCTttatccttatatatatatatatatatatatatatatatatatatatattacaagaatgtaatttcgctttgtttctttttaatgaaataaatatataatatttactcatcgatatataaattaaacaaaaattatagtATCACATCACCTACTTTACTTAAgaggactaaaattgtattttaatctaaaaattacaaaaactaaaatcaaaacttaaaaagggacttaaaaaaatattgaagccTGCGTATTATAAACCCCTGGTTAGGGTTTAAGCTCATTCCGGCAAAAAATGGCAACAAGGTACATGACTCTGAGAACCTCCGCCAAAACCCTTTTCCATCATCTTCAACCCCCCGTTCAAGATTCTCGCTGCGCATTTCATTTGATCAGAACCCTCCATTCCTTCGTTGCCCGAGACTCAGACCCTCGCAAATTTcgtaactcttttttttctggAACCTTCCGAGGCATGGTCTCTGCCCCAAACCCCAATTTCGACGAAGCTGCTTCGCTCGCCCTCGATAATCGCGTTCCTGCCACCGTCATAACGGGTTTTCTTGGCTCTGGAAAGGTGTCCCTTACCCCTTTCCCTTCATTAGATAACggtttataaagaaaaaactattaaattaaaaaataaaggtttaAAAGGAGTTCAATGCATCACCATAGATAATGTGGTTATATGGATTTtacgttttttatttttatttttttcatttttagttttgaacAGTTGAATGGTTTGTGACTGAGTTTTCGGTAATGCAGACTACTCTCCTTAATCATATTCTCACATCTCAGCATGGAAAGCGGATAGCGGTCATTGAAAATGAGGTATCGAGTTCGACCTGTGTTCATCTTAAGTTCCACGGATTTAGATGATGACCTTGTCAAGTTCGACCTGTGATTCCAGCAcatttaaaagtctaaaattcacttttggtccttattttattttttggttttagttTGGCTTCATGAGTTTAAAAGTTTCACTTTGGTCTATTAAAGTGTCTCTGTTAGACAAAATTCTCAAGTTTAAAAGTTTGTCTAAAGGATTAACATGTCATTAATTAAATGAGGGCAATTTtagaacttttaaaaattaagggaCCAATTTAGAAACAAGAAACAAGTCAAGGGACGATTCTTATATTTTAGCCTATTTTAAATTAggagaattcttttttttttttttggtctagaCCACAACTATCCTCCATTGGAGGCAATTCTATTTGAACCGGGTATGACCACTATGGGCGGCAAAGCTCAGGAGAATTCTTTTTGTTAATATTGagttatgataaatattttgatcAATGTATGAATTATGATATCACAACACGTGTAGATTTTCTAATAATATTGACTTGAACTAAATTAGTTGTAGCACTTACTTGTTTATTTGTTGAAAAGGTTACTTGTCTTcttgacattttatttatttggagCAATTGTGAAGTAGGTGAAGAATCTCAGTGCTTGGATTGTTTTAGAGTATTTGTCCTTGTAATACTATAGGCTTATTGTTATTTATGAAAGAGAAATTATACTTATACAACAAAATATACAActatgagagagaaagagagaaaaggaagaTAAATTTGAAATGTAATAAATGATAGGGTGGAGAGAGATAGACATAAAATGTATTGTTGTATGTGTATTACTTCTCTTTATGAAATTGTCTCATTGGTGTAAATGCAGTTTGGTGAGGTTGATATTGATGGCTCATTGGTTGCTAGTCATTCTTCTGCGAGTGAAGAGATTATCATGGTTAACAATGGCTGCCTCTGCTGCACTGTACGAGGAGATCTAGTTAAAATGCTGTTGGAGCTGGTTAGGAAAAAGCGAGACAAGTTTGATCATATTGTTATTGAAACCACAGGTTCGTAAATTGCTCATGTAGTTCAATGAACTTATGCAGTGGGATTGAGGTGTTGGAGGTTGGATATTTACTTGAAAGTGGAAACTAAACTGACCAAATTGTTAAGTTAGTAATATTCTCGTGGCAGTCTGAAATACATATTGTTTTGGGACTTTTGGATCTTATGTTgaagaaaaagtgaaaataaatgagtaatttaattaaggggtcatataaaaaaatttgagaaccaCAATGAGTTCTCATTATTGTCCTAATCttaatgaatcaattttacttCTGGTCATCTGgtacttataaattttttaaggatTCTCCTTCATGGTTCTCAAAATTATCAGTTAGGTGTATGAAACAGTTGAATAGaaaatttatttgtgttttaaacCGTTTTACAGGTCTTGCAAAGCCAGCTCCTGTTATTGAAACATTTTGCAGTGATGAGCTGGTCTCTCAGCATGTAAAACTGGATGGAGTTGTAACTTTGGTTGATTGCAAGCATGCCATGAAACATTTAAATGAAGTGAAACCAAGATTTGTGGTTAATGAGGCAGTAGAACAAGTTGCATATGCTGATCGTATTATTTTGAACAAGGTAAGCTTCTGCCTTTAAGGTTCGCTGATAGTATTTCTTTGtgcttttaaattttcttttgttccaATATTGACCACTCAAATTTGTGTTAGCCTGTGTTTCtagattctgattatttttcaTTGCTTCTGCAGATTGATTTGGTTACTGAATCTGAGTTAAATATATTGACTAAGAAAATTaaggtatttatttatttatttattttacttatggATCCTCTACTCATTGTATTCATTAATTGAACTAGGATGGTAATAGAAATCTATGTAGCAAATAAAAAGATGATGTGTATTAGTGTCAAACTAGGTTCATGAAATGAATGTATGTAGATGAGTTTTCATACAAATTTCATAGAGTTTATCATGCCCTAGGTGACTAAATATTTTATGATGATATTTCTAATTTGAATTGGTGTATGATGGGATTCATAGTTAGATTGGATTGGATTAAGTATTGAATGTGCTCTATGGCCTGTATCGAATCCATGATTTTTTGTGTTGATTGATATTTGATACTAGTTCTACTCTCCTGTTGATTCTCCAATATGGATAGAATAGATCCGTAATTTTGTATTGAACTTTAATCCTTGCTCTAGGggaaaatgtattaaatatgCGATAACTGTTGTGATAGATGATAGCCTTGTAATGCTTCTATTGTATATGATGATAAATTTGTATTTGTTGGAGGAAGACAGTGGAAgagaaattcaattatttttaataaaatgggTAGATTGATGttctttgatttttgtttatatattttttgttggatcagattgtttttgatgaaatgaatcAGATTGTTGTCCTTTGATTTTTGTGTATATGTTTTTCTTCATCAGCTTCTATAGCATTGTGTATGGATATACTTGGCTCCCCTAGAAATATTGCTTATGCAAGTAGTTCTTCATTTTTATGAATTGTTGCTAGCACATCAATGGAATGGCACAAATTAAGCAAGCTAAATTTGGATCTGTTGACATGGACTTTGTTCTGGGTGTGGGAGGATATGATCTTGAGAGGTAATAGGTGTTCAATTATATTGTATCTACTAACATATTGCTAAATGCTacccttatttatattttaagctCCCATTATAGTACTTGATGCATCCCTTCCTGCGATGCCCCCTTTTTCATTCCCAAATATGGCTTTAAGTATGATAAATCACAATGCATATTTATACATGTGCTGTATTTGCTGCAAAATAATCTGTTTTTCAATTAGAATGTATTAATACTGCAGAATTGAATCTGAGGTACCTGGAGAATGTCCCTCTTCTTCCAGCCATCAGGATGATTCTGGACATGGTAATATTTCTAAACCCTTTCCcacttttttcattgtttttttgacTGTTGTTAAAGTTGGCTGCATAAAAAATGTCAATGATATTCAAATGGAAAACACAGGGTGTTGATGGACCTTGTAGATTTGATTGAATATCATTTTTCTAGACACAACCACTACTATTGCATTGTAGCTAGATCCTTCTCTTCAAATACTAATATAGAAAATAGTAAAGAATGAAGTGCGTGTCTTCCAATTAGAAGTCTAGTCTTGTACACTTACACCTTGTGCTTGGATGAGGAATTTCAAAATTCCCTGGAATTTGAAATGCCAgagattaatattatttaatttacttttattaaatcTTTGGCAAAAAAATACTGAAGTTTTCCAAGAGTAGGAATATTAAGTACAAACTTCTTTTCTTAAATTGTGACAAAATGGAGCcttactttttattatattcatcaatcaaaatgaaaatcatCTATTGCTTTTACGAACTACTACCAAACATGCCCTCATAGTTGATTCCAACCCAAATCCACACTTTATAAAAGACATGTCATCATTGGCAAGGGTGttgatataattatatattaataacaaactGAAATTTTCATAACACATCACATACCATTCAACAATATAAATAGGAGTTGTATTGTCAATATAAGCATGGCATGCATGAAGTACAACTTAAAACAAAATGAACATTAGTTCAACATGGCAAACTTTGCAAAGTTTTGAAAGATAGATTTAGTCATAGACTTGAGCACTCAAGTGGTAGGTATATATTGGAGCATCCTTGAAAATACTGCATACGACAAATCTTCTGGATTAATCTGCACAATTACACACAACAAAATAAGTGAGAGAAACAACAAATCATTTTTTCCTCCCACAATCTTCTGGAagcaaatttatttaaaattcagaTCCAAATAACACTACAATGAAAACAAAGCACAAATcgcaaattaatgaaataaaaaagaaaccctAGATAATGGAGATGAGAAACTAACCTTGTATGAAGAGAGTGTGCGATCTTAATCAAGAGAGAACGAAGGTCATAGCCACTATGAGAGTGTGTGATCTGAACAAGGTCATAGCCACCAAGGGTTTGCGATCTGAACGAAGGTTGTCACGACTGTGAGAGAGTGAGAACAAGGGTCTCGAAGTCGCAAGGGAGAGTGTATGGGTGGAGAGGAATGAGCGAGAGCGAGTGAGGTGTAGGTCGAGAGTGACGAGCGAGACTGAGCGTAGAGAGGAGAAAGGGAGGATCAAGTTGCAAAGAAATTAAGTACTCTAATTTTTGCGAGAATTTCAATTTATGTGTTTTCTGTTGATTAAAATTCcttgttaaaatgaaaaattcaatttctctttaaattatttttctaaaagtgTAATTTCAACTTGAAGTATTTCAGTTAcatggttaaaatgaattaccTGGTTAAAAGTCACCATCCAAACACATGGTTAGGATATTTGATTTAGGATAATTACTATTGGAGTATTGTAAGAGAGCTGCAGTTATTGAACAATAGTCTCTGGTAGTTAAGCCTGGTTAAGTCTTAGTGAGTTAGTTCACTAAAATATTTAGTTAGTTCGTGACAACTAATTACAACTGTCATAACTAACAACTTGGTCTATATAAATAGATCTGTACTCTTGAGTTAGTTGggttaattaaactaaaatttctttcctctttctttttttgttatcaAAATATCTTCTCTCAAGGTTCTATTACTAGAGGCTAGTGCGAACGCCTATGGCTTCTTTGAACAATTCGTTCAGCTCCTCTTCCACATTTCCAAACTCCATTGCTGAGAAGCTTGATCATTCCAATTTTTTGATGTGGTGGCAACAGGTGCAACCAGTGTTCAAATCTCATCATCTTCAATGGTTTGTAGAAAATCCAATAATTCCTCCGAGGTTCCTTTCTGATGAAGATTGTGCAATCGGATGTGAAAATGCTGCGTATGAAGACTGGGAGCAGCAAGATCAGGGGGCTGCTCACATGGTTGCAGTCACACTTTCAAAGTCGATCCTTTCTCGAGTGCTTGGAAGCATTCACTCTCATCGAGTCTGAGAGAAAATCCACAACTATTTTCACAAACAAACACGAGCAAGAGCTCGTCAACTGCAGACTGAACTACAATCACCAGTGCTTGCGGACAAGCCTATGCGTGAATTTCTTCTCAAAATGAAGGCTATTTCTGATTCTCTAGCCTCTGTTGGAGGTCTGATCTTGCCTCAGGAGCACATTGATGCGATCCTCAAAGGTCTTCCTCAAGATTATCATTCTGTTATTTTTGTTATCGAAAGCAAGTTTGAACCTTTTCTGATTGAAGAGGTTGATGCGATGCTTTTAGCTCATGAAGCTCGTCTTCAAAAGTTTCACTAGCATGCTTTCTCTGACTCACTGTCAATCAACTACAAGCAAGCTAATTCTAATTTTTCGTCTGCATATGGATCTAATGGCTACAATGTGCCA
The Glycine max cultivar Williams 82 chromosome 16, Glycine_max_v4.0, whole genome shotgun sequence genome window above contains:
- the LOC100788010 gene encoding P-loop guanosine triphosphatase YjiA, producing the protein MATRYMTLRTSAKTLFHHLQPPVQDSRCAFHLIRTLHSFVARDSDPRKFRNSFFSGTFRGMVSAPNPNFDEAASLALDNRVPATVITGFLGSGKTTLLNHILTSQHGKRIAVIENEFGEVDIDGSLVASHSSASEEIIMVNNGCLCCTVRGDLVKMLLELVRKKRDKFDHIVIETTGLAKPAPVIETFCSDELVSQHVKLDGVVTLVDCKHAMKHLNEVKPRFVVNEAVEQVAYADRIILNKIDLVTESELNILTKKIKHINGMAQIKQAKFGSVDMDFVLGVGGYDLERIESEVPGECPSSSSHQDDSGHEHKGHHHHHHDHVHDSAVSSVSIVAEGTLDLDEVDDWLERVIEEKGDDLYRMKGVLSVDSSDQRYVFQGVHSMLDGCPGKTWEPNEKRINKLVFIGRNLDETALKKGFKGCLV